Proteins encoded by one window of Anopheles maculipalpis chromosome 2RL, idAnoMacuDA_375_x, whole genome shotgun sequence:
- the LOC126558032 gene encoding serine protease inhibitor 88Ea-like gives MANPLGKAARMLLLVLGLITLLSLHPINGQCSPGDEKKASEKIDLDQSRSRLYKGESIFTLQLLDAINTATPNENLFFSPYSLYNVMLMMYFGAQNSTEKVLRTGLNLQWSDSKTTVQEAYDTARTSLKGRFNEANAVGFSSVDKLFFGRQIPISSCMQQKFSDTIEQLDYENQPEEQRLYINRWVENATRGEIKDLLVPGSITRNTKLAIANAAYFKGTWQTKFKAAETKKEIFYISADRQLFVDMMHVEGTFSHAANEKLGCHILELPYSAGAEDEDSQRADNPNQVSMFVFLPPAEPNALTKLLARLAADTNILHEVVNDGISRKVDVKLPKFSIEKTIEMKPVLERLGMGSLFENTANFDSFTDGRDPIGFDEVVQKAKIEVNEEGSVAASATIAFSFRSSRPADPAMFHCNHPFVFIIYDYGTRSVLFNGVYRQPE, from the exons ATGGCAAACCCGTTGGGGAAAGCAGCCCGTATGCTGTTGCTCGTGCTGGGGCTTATCACATTGCTCAGTCTCCATCCCATCAATGGGCAATGTTCTCCAGGGGACGAAAAAAAGGCGTCGGAAAAAATCGACCTCGATCAGTCCCGGTCTCGACTGTACAAGGGCGAATCGATCTTCACTCTGCAGCTGCTGGATGCCATCAATACGGCAACGCCAAATGAGAACCTCTTCTTCTCCCCATACAGCCTGTACAatgtgatgctgatgatgtacTTCGGGGCACAAAACAGCACGGAGAAGGTACTCCGTACCGGGCTCAATCTGCAGTGGTCCGATAGTAAGACGACGGTACAGGAAGCCTACGATACAGCCCGAACCTCGTTGAAGGGACGGTTCAACGAAGCGAACGCTGTTGGGTTTAGCTCGGTCGATAAGCTGTTCTTCGGACGCCAGATCCCGATCTCGTCCTGCATGCAGCAGAAGTTTAGCGATACGATCGAACAGCTCGACTATGAAAATCAACCCGAGGAGCAGCGTCTGTACATAAATCGCTGGGTCGAGAATGCTACTCGGGGCGAGATTAAGGATCTGCTGGTACCGGGATCGATTACTCGCAACACGAAGCTAGCGATCGCAAACGCGGCATACTTTAAG GGTACGTGGCAGACCAAGTTTAAGGCCGCTGAAACCAAGAAGGAAATCTTCTACATCTCAGCCGACCGTCAGCTGTTTGTCGATATGATGCACGTCGAGGGAACGTTCAGCCATG CTGCCAATGAAAAGCTCGGATGCCACATTCTGGAACTCCCGTACAGTGCCGGCGCTGAGGATGAAGATAGCCAACGAGCTGATAATCCTAACCAGGTGTCGATGTTCGTCTTTCTGCCACCGGCCGAACCAAACGCACTCACGAAACTGCTGGCCCGGCTGGCTGCCGATACCAACATACTGCACGAGGTAGTGAACGATGGCATTTCGCGCAAAGTCGATGTCAAGCTGCCCAAGTTTAGCATCGAGAAGACGATTGAGATGAAGCCTGTGCTGGAGCGGTTGGGCATGGGTAGTCTGTTTGAGAATACGGCCAACTTTGACAGTTTCACCGACGGTCGCGATCCGATCGGGTTCGACGAGGTTGTGCAGAAAGCGAAGATCGAGGTAAATGAAGAAGGTTCGGTGGCTGCTTCCGCTACGATTGCCTTCTCGTTCCGATCGTCCCGGCCCGCCGATCCGGCCATGTTCCACTGCAATCATCCATTCGTTTTCATCATTTACGACTACGGCACCCGGTCCGTCCTGTTTAACGGGGTCTATCGTCAGCCGGAATGA
- the LOC126556900 gene encoding dipeptidyl peptidase 9 yields MDGSSGGGGGGGGGGGANSGPPSVAHASSSCLMATDPDITAYLANYPQYSSRHNTAPGSRTNVTGVGMVNGITSTGRWETTTTSTAIPRKKSWSELKTIVNETRRQMAMTMAVSFPMSVNFRTLSDGRSRVYFLSPPPANGWDTMLFYVDVPSGQSMAAQSYKDKHKPEPEDSDIDVDEMQSGTTQKPHLEWHQLLESVLGHHPSAASREVQLMLERKRLSIWGITSYELHKSSGKIVFPACTTLYQCLDTGYEENTLFPSELRFSQRAAVIDPQICPQNSDLVAFVCNGDIWVVHTHSGHSERLTYAHDGRRSFAEDPLTAGVPSYVMQEEFSRYQGFWWQPESHDEIYRIVYEEVDESDVSLYTFPSSQSSGRDFEEYRFPRAGTPNAKSKLKLVQFRLSENLRITDICIKELQCPLTFAFPWLEYIVRIGWTPDSKYIWAQLLDRPQQRLELVLLPLDNFCEIYSSSSSSPNCGTTAAAGTGTATSGASSNSIGAGGASYGSSPGQQNSTQQLHAHHAHPPRKSSSGWRSPLDKSTRPLQVIYSETSSSWVNVHDVLQFVEMSEQEVTFLWASEETGFRHLYLVTSSLIPNGCNSSSGSSSSVYSNSYNSHSANHHTTNLSHVHHKHHGHDEANNVTVPATDHSLPSMACIGSTLIPRIVNKLTLTEGKWEVLGRNVWFDRLRQLVYFMALRETPLEKHLYVVSLAKPKQLRLLTIPGFSFTVEFNDDCTLFLQTYCNISTLPSWELIRIKHATDSNSNGCSLPSVETLELISVGYLAEGGPSENTQYNPSIYSPQISTGDVLYAMVFKPHNFMLGVKYPTVLNVYGGPEVQTVSNTFKGMRQLRMHMLASQGYCVICVDSRGSRHRGVEFESYIRCRMGTVELADQVEVLRILADQLGYIDMDRVAIHGWSYGGYLSLMGLVQYPDIFKVSIAGAPVTSWEYYDTGYTERYMDLPDSNRSGYAAGSVLNYIQKFPDEDNRLLIIHGLIDENVHFYHTSQLVSRLVRANKPYQLQVYPNERHSLRNLEASKHYETKLLSFLQNHL; encoded by the exons ATGGATGGCAGCAGTGGAggaggcggtggtggtggtggcggcggtggagCCAACAGTGGTCCACCGAGCGTTGCACACGCTTCCTCGTCCTGCCTAATGGCGACCGATCCGGACATTACCGCTTACCTAGCAAATTATCCACAGTATTCCTCACGGCACAACACTGCACCCGGCAGCCGGACAAACGTCACTGGTGTCGGGATGGTGAATGGAATAACCTCGACCGGCCGCTGGGAAACAACGACCACCAGTACAGCGATACCACGCAAGAAAAGCTGGTCCGAGCTAAAAACCATCGTTAACGAAACACGGCGCCAAATGGCCATGACGATGGCCGTATCCTTTCCGATGAGCGTAAACTTTCGCACACTGTCCGATGGGCGTTCGCGGGTTTACTTTCTTAGCCCACCACCGGCCAACGGTTGGGATACGATGCTGTTTTACGTGGATGTCCCGAGTGGCCAGTCGATGGCTGCCCAGTCCTACAAGGATAAACACAAGCCGGAACCGGAGGATAGTGATATCGATGTGGACGAGATGCAGTCCGGTACAACGCAAAAGCCTCACCTCGAGTGGCATCAGCTGCTGGAGTCGGTGCTGGGGCATCATCCGTCGGCAGCTTCCCGTGAAGTGCAGCTAATGCTCGAACGCAAGCGGCTCTCGATCTGGGGTATCACCTCGTACGAACTTCACAAGTCTAGTGGAAAAATCGTGTTCCCTGCCTGCACCACACTTTACCAGTGTTTGGATACGGGTTATGAG GAAAATACACTTTTCCCTTCGGAGCTTCGGTTTTCGCAGCGAGCGGCAGTGATCGATCCACAGATATGTCCACAAAACTCGGACCTGGTGGCGTTCGTGTGTAACGGGGACATTTGGGTGGTGCACACGCACAGTGGCCATAGCGAGCGGCTTACGTACGCACACGACGGGCGTCGTTCGTTCGCCGAGGATCCACTGACGGCGGGCGTACCGTCGTACGTAATGCAGGAAGAATTTAGCCGGTACCAGGGATTCTGGTGGCAACCGGAAAGTCACG ACGAGATCTACCGCATCGTGTACGAGGAGGTAGACGAAAGTGACGTTAGTCTCTATACTTTTCCCTCGTCGCAATCGTCTGGCCGTGACTTCGAAGAGTATCGTTTTCCTCGCGCTGGGACTCCGAATGCGAAATCAAAGCTAAAGTTAGTCCAATTTCGGCTCTCGGAAAATCTGCGCATAACGGACATTTGCATCAAAGAGCTACAGTGTCCACTAACGTTCGCCTTCCCATGGTTGGAGTATATCGTGCGAATTGGTTGGACACCGGACTCGAAATA CATTTGGGCACAATTGCTCGATCGTCCGCAGCAGCGACTGGAACTTGTACTACTTCCACTGGATAACTTTTGCGAGATCTACAGCAGCAGCTCCTCTTCACCGAACTGTGgaacgacagcagcagcaggtacGGGGACGGCCACTTCTGGTGCAAGCAGTAATAGTATAGGTGCTGGTGGAGCGTCGTATGGTAGTTCACCCGGGCAGCAAAACTCCACTCAGCAACTACATGCCCATCACGCACACCCGCCAAGGAAGTCATCGTCGGGCTGGCGCTCACCGCTAGACAAATCGACGCGCCCACTGCAAGTGATCTACTCGGAAACGTCCAGCAGCTGGGTGAACGTGCACGATGTGTTACAGTTTGTCGAGATGTCCGAGCAGGAGGTAACGTTCCTGTGGGCATCGGAGGAAACTGGCTTTCGTCATCTGTACTTGGTTACATCTAGTCTTATCCCAAACGGATGCAATAGTAGCAgcggtagtagcagtagtgttTACAGCAATAGTTACAATAGCCATAGCGCAAATCATCACACCACAAACCTCAGCCACGTACATCACAAGCACCACGGACATGACGAAGCAAACAACGTAACCGTTCCAGCGACTGACCACTCACTTCCGTCGATGGCTTGCATTGGCAGTACGTTAATACCACGGATCGTCAACAAGCTGACGCTTACCGAGGGCAAATGGGAAGTGTTGGGCCGTAATGTGTGGTTCGACAGGTTGCGCCAGCTGGTGTACTTCATGGCACTGCGGGAAACGCCCCTGGAGAAGCATCTGTACGTGGTGAGCCTTGCGAAGCCAAAGCAGCTGCGATTGCTTACTATTCCCGGGTTTTCCTTTACCGTCGAGTTTAATGAC GATTGTACACTGTTTCTACAAACGTACTGCAACATATCCACCCTGCCATCGTGGGAATTGATACGAATAAAACACGCTACGGACAGTAACAGCAATGGCTGCAGCTTGCCATCGGTTGAAACACTCGAGTTGATCTCGGTGGGCTATTTGGCTGAGGGCGGGCCCTCGGAAAATACTCAGTACAACCCCTCCATATACAGCCCACAGATCTCGACCGGGGACGTGCTATATGCGATGGTGTTCAAACCACACAACTTCATGCTGGGCGTCAAGTATCCTACCGTGCTGAATGTATATGGTGGACCGGAGGTGCAAACGGTTAGCAATACGTTTAAG GGCATGCGTCAGCTCCGGATGCACATGCTGGCATCGCAGGGATACTGCGTGATCTGTGTGGATTCTCGTGGCTCACGACATCGAGGTGTCGAGTTTGAGTCCTACATTCGGTGCCGAATGGGCACGGTTGAGCTGGCTGATCAGGTGGAAGTGTTACGGATTTTGGCCGATCAGCTAGGATACATCGATATGGACCGGGTAGCAATACATGGCTGGTCGTATG GTGGTTATTTAAGTCTGATGGGACTGGTGCAATATCCGGATATATTTAAAGTTTCAATTGCGGGTGCACCTGTAACGAGCTGGGAATACTACGATACTGGATACACCGAACGCTACATGGATTTGCCGGATAGCAATCGTTCCGGATATGCGGCAGGATCAGTGCTCAACTACATTCAAAAGTTTCCCGACGA AGATAACCGCTTACTGATCATTCACGGTCTCATTGACGAGAACGTACACTTCTACCATACCTCACAGCTGGTCAGTCGGCTTGTCCGGGCGAACAAACCCTACCAGCTGCAGGTGTACCCGAACGAGCGCCATTCGCTACGGAACCTGGAGGCCAGCAAGCATTACGAGACAAAATTGCTATCCTTTCTGCAGAACCATCTTTGA